In Mycolicibacterium phocaicum, one DNA window encodes the following:
- a CDS encoding TetR/AcrR family transcriptional regulator, with protein MTAARGSATRPASSPSELDRSADIANLGRVFDLSVMRERILAAAITNVADHGFGAFTVREVAAVAGIKAPGLYSHFPSKEAILTEAVSRVLGDFLDNSTHVDGVDPEADLRETVRQHVLYQMHNMHIARVADLVLYTASAGQFLSTEDYDRLLSLQQAHLNLVRDRVTAFAPGVSETKVTVASMAIIAMCDRVANWFPADGARDPEELADLHWQLVRAMLVGLGPDHS; from the coding sequence ATGACCGCCGCACGAGGATCCGCGACTCGGCCCGCCTCGAGTCCTTCGGAGCTCGACCGCTCAGCCGACATCGCGAACCTCGGCCGGGTCTTCGATCTGAGTGTCATGCGCGAACGCATTTTGGCCGCGGCAATCACCAACGTCGCCGATCACGGATTCGGTGCGTTCACAGTCCGGGAAGTCGCGGCCGTCGCCGGCATCAAAGCGCCCGGACTCTACAGCCACTTTCCGTCGAAGGAGGCGATCCTCACCGAGGCGGTCTCCCGGGTGCTGGGCGACTTCCTGGACAACTCAACGCATGTCGACGGTGTAGATCCCGAAGCAGACCTGCGCGAGACGGTACGACAACACGTGCTGTACCAAATGCACAACATGCACATTGCCCGCGTGGCGGATCTCGTTCTCTACACCGCCTCCGCCGGCCAGTTCTTGTCGACCGAGGACTACGACAGATTGCTGTCCCTGCAGCAGGCCCACCTGAATCTGGTGCGCGATCGCGTGACCGCCTTCGCGCCCGGCGTGTCGGAAACCAAGGTCACCGTTGCCTCGATGGCGATCATCGCGATGTGCGATCGGGTCGCGAACTGGTTCCCGGCAGACGGTGCGCGCGACCCCGAAGAACTGGCCGATCTGCATTGGCAGCTGGTGCGAGCCATGCTCGTCGGGCTCGGGCCGGACCACTCCTAA
- a CDS encoding flavin monoamine oxidase family protein, whose protein sequence is MSKSPEGDAEVASVDVVIVGAGFAGLSAADRLSSQGVSVLVVEGRDRVGGRSYSGEVAGVKVDLGATWVAQRHNAIRDLMERLGCSLIPQFDEGLNVLWMAGERQTYTGTLPTTGPVDAEDLGRILMELTTLLDTIDVNAAWKSPDAGQLDAISFGEWLDRQQAATSTRALMFIVTRVQWGCSPLDVSLLHVLRYIQAVGGLDHMLAVEGGQQEFRVTETTQEIAKRLAAQIGDRIVLNTQVREISQDDNGVTVSTDSGVINAKYAIVTAAPEHRAYIEYRPALPAKTEGLTTSFPMGALSKAFVAYDKPFWRSEGLSGEALTDTAPVFITFDVSPGDDGPGILMVFCTARVYDGFGPDVRRKLVLDQLVELYGEQAGSPIDYIDHCWGTEPFAPGGPHPAAPPFASVNYGEALTTPHGRIHWAGTETAGEWAGTMNGAILTGLHTAEQIAQRLGRPAEVSA, encoded by the coding sequence TTGTCGAAATCACCTGAGGGCGACGCCGAAGTCGCATCGGTCGACGTCGTGATTGTCGGTGCGGGCTTCGCCGGCCTGAGCGCCGCGGATCGGCTCTCCAGTCAGGGTGTATCAGTTCTCGTTGTAGAAGGCCGTGACCGGGTCGGTGGCCGTTCGTACTCAGGGGAAGTGGCCGGTGTCAAGGTCGACCTGGGTGCAACCTGGGTTGCCCAGCGCCACAACGCAATCCGTGACCTTATGGAGCGCTTGGGATGTTCGCTGATTCCTCAGTTCGATGAAGGGCTCAACGTTCTCTGGATGGCCGGGGAACGCCAGACCTACACCGGCACCCTGCCGACGACCGGACCGGTGGACGCCGAGGACCTGGGCCGCATCCTGATGGAGCTGACCACATTGCTGGACACCATCGACGTCAACGCCGCCTGGAAATCCCCCGACGCCGGTCAGCTCGACGCGATCTCGTTCGGCGAATGGCTGGACCGGCAGCAGGCCGCGACCAGCACACGTGCCCTGATGTTCATCGTCACCAGGGTGCAGTGGGGCTGCAGCCCGCTCGACGTGTCACTGCTGCATGTGTTGCGCTATATCCAGGCGGTGGGCGGGCTCGATCACATGCTGGCCGTCGAAGGCGGACAGCAGGAGTTCCGCGTCACCGAAACCACGCAAGAGATCGCCAAGCGGCTCGCTGCGCAGATCGGCGACCGAATTGTGCTGAACACCCAGGTCCGCGAGATCTCCCAAGACGACAACGGCGTCACGGTCTCCACCGACTCGGGAGTGATCAACGCCAAGTACGCCATCGTCACCGCGGCCCCTGAGCATCGGGCGTACATCGAGTACCGCCCCGCCCTGCCCGCCAAGACCGAGGGGCTCACGACGAGCTTCCCGATGGGTGCCCTGAGCAAGGCGTTCGTCGCCTACGACAAGCCCTTCTGGCGGTCCGAGGGGCTTTCGGGTGAGGCGTTGACCGATACCGCGCCGGTGTTCATCACCTTCGACGTGTCCCCCGGCGATGACGGGCCGGGCATCCTGATGGTCTTCTGCACCGCGCGGGTGTACGACGGCTTCGGTCCGGACGTTCGGCGGAAACTGGTCCTCGACCAGTTGGTCGAGCTGTACGGCGAGCAGGCCGGCAGCCCCATCGACTACATCGATCACTGTTGGGGCACAGAACCTTTCGCCCCGGGTGGCCCGCATCCGGCCGCGCCGCCTTTTGCATCGGTGAACTACGGCGAGGCCCTCACCACGCCGCACGGGCGCATCCACTGGGCGGGCACGGAAACCGCGGGCGAGTGGGCCGGGACCATGAACGGCGCCATCCTGACCGGTCTGCACACCGCCGAGCAGATCGCCCAGCGACTGGGCCGCCCCGCAGAAGTCTCGGCATAA
- a CDS encoding MFS transporter has product MFHAHTAWPTNVTQERANLDGVQETLESSRIEAHAKSRWSVFAAYGILAAATQALVVNYAPVTGDAARHFGVSIAAIGWLSQVFPLIYVLLAIPAGLALDRFFRPALIAGAVLTAAGAFLRLVAGDFTWTLIGQVVAAVGQPFVLNAIPGLAVGYLAVKDRATGIAVASSATFGGMVVGYLLGACLPGENHVHTLTVITALLALDAGLCLLAALRFAQPLGGPESIRTTGGIRAFRTAFGNRYLRRLCAVVAIPMGTFIALATFVQPLLEPSGVSESTAGLVLAVTMIAGVVGCAVVPVWADRHRREVQIMGVGIGFTAVACLHLALAPSTTMAFLTLIGVGFVLLPALPIVLALSERHAPDAESTAAGLIWMAGNLGGVVIATAVGLLVTHPATAFLTLAAATLIAMPALRWFDRLQRHETAP; this is encoded by the coding sequence ATGTTTCATGCACATACCGCATGGCCGACGAATGTCACGCAGGAACGGGCGAATCTCGACGGCGTCCAGGAGACGCTCGAAAGCTCCCGTATCGAGGCGCACGCGAAGAGCCGGTGGTCGGTCTTCGCCGCGTACGGAATCCTGGCCGCCGCCACCCAGGCACTCGTGGTGAACTACGCGCCCGTGACCGGCGACGCGGCCCGGCATTTCGGCGTGTCGATCGCCGCAATCGGTTGGCTGTCACAGGTTTTCCCGCTGATCTACGTGCTGCTCGCCATTCCCGCAGGTCTGGCACTCGATCGGTTCTTCCGCCCGGCCCTCATCGCGGGCGCGGTGCTCACCGCGGCCGGCGCGTTCCTGCGGCTGGTCGCCGGTGACTTCACCTGGACGCTGATCGGGCAGGTGGTCGCGGCGGTGGGCCAGCCCTTCGTCCTCAACGCGATCCCCGGCCTCGCCGTCGGCTACCTCGCCGTCAAAGACCGCGCGACCGGCATCGCCGTCGCGTCCTCCGCCACATTCGGCGGGATGGTCGTGGGATATCTGCTCGGCGCGTGCCTCCCGGGCGAAAACCACGTCCACACCTTGACGGTCATCACTGCGCTGCTCGCCCTCGATGCCGGGCTGTGTCTCCTGGCGGCGCTTCGCTTCGCCCAGCCACTGGGCGGTCCAGAGTCCATTCGCACAACCGGAGGAATCCGGGCCTTCCGCACCGCATTCGGCAACCGCTATCTCCGGCGCTTGTGCGCGGTCGTCGCCATCCCGATGGGCACGTTCATCGCGCTCGCGACCTTCGTACAGCCACTGCTCGAGCCTTCGGGCGTCTCGGAATCGACCGCCGGCCTTGTCTTGGCCGTCACCATGATCGCCGGCGTCGTCGGCTGCGCCGTCGTACCGGTGTGGGCCGATCGACACCGCCGGGAAGTCCAGATCATGGGCGTCGGAATCGGTTTCACCGCGGTGGCGTGCCTGCACCTGGCACTGGCACCCAGCACGACGATGGCCTTCCTGACGCTGATCGGGGTGGGTTTCGTATTGCTGCCGGCGCTACCCATCGTGCTGGCGCTCAGTGAGCGCCACGCGCCCGATGCCGAGAGCACCGCGGCAGGACTCATCTGGATGGCCGGCAATCTGGGCGGCGTCGTCATCGCCACTGCCGTCGGATTGCTCGTCACGCATCCCGCGACCGCTTTCCTCACTCTGGCCGCGGCGACCCTCATCGCGATGCCGGCACTTCGCTGGTTCGACCGGCTACAGCGCCACGAAACTGCCCCCTGA
- a CDS encoding transporter has product MKDLVFLAAAVWLAAVGYYIGWKFIRDYGNYLLGLESLIVGISATNFLVGSLLGAAEGGIAFDVSFFLDAFSRSVGFTLILVMGLMAVTHRYTPTVAVEVGVFGLAAVAAMFLKKFHDETLHVGPATFYLIVNVLTTAFLAFFAKKVWDAGARKLAIATGLVTAAATAIAITYDFCPLPFDDHNRTFFYTAALATWGAQGVIYLRAYRALYAHNIAADAGTTSSYRKDLRHSLG; this is encoded by the coding sequence ATGAAGGACCTCGTGTTCCTGGCAGCCGCGGTATGGCTGGCGGCCGTCGGCTACTACATCGGATGGAAGTTCATCCGCGACTACGGCAACTACCTTCTCGGCCTGGAATCCTTGATCGTTGGAATTTCTGCCACCAACTTCCTCGTCGGGTCGCTGCTCGGCGCCGCGGAGGGCGGGATCGCCTTCGACGTCTCCTTCTTCCTCGACGCGTTCTCCCGGTCGGTCGGTTTCACGCTGATCCTCGTCATGGGCCTGATGGCGGTCACCCATCGGTACACGCCGACGGTCGCTGTCGAGGTCGGTGTCTTCGGACTGGCCGCCGTCGCCGCGATGTTCCTGAAGAAGTTCCACGACGAGACTCTCCACGTCGGGCCGGCGACGTTCTACCTGATCGTCAATGTGCTGACGACTGCATTCCTGGCATTCTTCGCCAAGAAGGTCTGGGACGCCGGCGCCCGAAAGCTCGCGATCGCAACAGGTTTGGTCACTGCGGCCGCGACGGCCATCGCGATCACCTATGACTTCTGCCCCCTCCCCTTCGACGACCACAACCGCACGTTCTTCTACACCGCTGCGCTGGCGACGTGGGGCGCTCAGGGGGTCATCTACCTTCGCGCCTACCGCGCGCTGTATGCCCACAACATCGCCGCGGACGCGGGGACAACCTCGAGTTATCGAAAAGACCTCCGGCACAGCCTCGGATGA
- a CDS encoding MspA family porin: protein MAPAVHAAPVDMAPQVYDKVSPDGWHLNLQIKNEVVNSVPNLAAAANSREAFVTATATATATGGGNPIQDSLFILGYQLGCQSDVSAGLVMGGTGGVAGSAGVPSGVGGTIGAAGFLETIVQPGVIVDLPMTNMALSPGNTASLGVDNLHIKADACGGDVNIRSYAYLRISTAASHFSYAIYGDPIKI, encoded by the coding sequence ATGGCACCGGCAGTACATGCCGCGCCGGTCGATATGGCTCCGCAGGTCTACGACAAGGTGTCCCCGGACGGCTGGCATCTGAATCTGCAGATCAAGAACGAGGTCGTGAACTCCGTTCCCAATCTCGCGGCGGCGGCCAACTCGCGTGAAGCATTCGTCACTGCCACCGCGACCGCAACGGCGACCGGTGGTGGAAATCCGATCCAGGACAGCCTCTTCATCCTCGGCTATCAATTGGGTTGCCAATCGGACGTTTCGGCAGGTTTGGTCATGGGCGGCACCGGCGGCGTTGCCGGTTCAGCGGGCGTACCGTCCGGCGTCGGCGGCACCATCGGCGCTGCGGGCTTCCTGGAAACCATTGTCCAGCCTGGCGTCATCGTCGATCTGCCGATGACCAACATGGCGCTGAGCCCGGGCAACACCGCGTCTCTGGGCGTTGACAATCTGCACATCAAAGCCGATGCCTGTGGCGGCGACGTCAACATCCGCTCGTACGCATACTTGCGCATTTCGACTGCGGCCAGCCACTTCTCGTACGCCATCTACGGCGACCCGATCAAGATCTGA
- a CDS encoding class I adenylate-forming enzyme family protein, translating to MIRAPQTGHTSLSGAVAHWADTRPNAIALRCGETTLTWSELDDAMTRFGVLLLDRGVRRGDRVVLLGENSLEWVVAFLGCQRAHVIVVPMNTRLAQSQVVAQVVKVDAQLVLHDAGLGGTDLAALTGAQCLELSALLREMSSSSAESVAASDHSEEAEVPALISFTSGTTGTPKGAVISSAAMAELAYAFSDYFETGPDDSTLIVVPIFHNTGFADQLAHMVASGGTTSLLRRYRTGDAAAELMAHPATFLAAVPSMLRMLMLHDEADAIFSGVRAIMYGGSAMPEAWVQELQQRWPHLKLVHAYGLSEFTSVCTFLPSDLAATKAESVGLPLPGVQLRIVDESGDDVAPGGLGEVWLSGPTRMLGYWDEPRLTAEKMTGQWLRTGDVGRIDGDGLLWLHGRADDVINRGGEKIMPTFVESHIARHETVAAACAFGYADDILQQRVAVAIETRAGTAFDEQELVGFLRTCLPDYAIPDRWVVYDALPLNASGKFDRKALRADFEAALRPKSIDHKQERAK from the coding sequence ATGATCCGCGCACCGCAGACCGGACACACCAGCCTGTCGGGCGCCGTTGCGCACTGGGCTGACACGCGGCCGAATGCCATCGCACTACGTTGCGGGGAAACGACTCTGACGTGGTCGGAACTCGACGACGCGATGACGCGCTTCGGCGTCCTACTCCTCGATCGCGGTGTGCGCAGGGGTGATCGCGTGGTGCTGCTCGGCGAAAACAGCCTGGAATGGGTTGTCGCGTTCCTCGGGTGTCAGCGCGCCCACGTGATCGTTGTCCCGATGAATACCCGTCTCGCACAGAGTCAGGTCGTCGCGCAGGTCGTGAAGGTCGATGCCCAGTTGGTGCTTCACGATGCCGGCCTCGGGGGAACCGATCTCGCCGCCCTGACCGGTGCGCAGTGCCTGGAGCTGTCGGCGCTTCTGCGCGAGATGAGCAGCAGCAGTGCCGAATCGGTTGCCGCAAGCGATCATTCAGAGGAGGCCGAGGTCCCGGCCCTCATCAGCTTCACCTCAGGTACCACCGGAACTCCCAAGGGTGCGGTCATCAGCAGTGCCGCGATGGCCGAGCTGGCCTACGCGTTCTCGGATTACTTCGAAACGGGGCCGGACGACAGCACCCTGATCGTCGTACCCATTTTTCACAACACGGGCTTCGCGGATCAATTGGCGCACATGGTCGCCTCCGGAGGGACGACCAGTCTCCTGCGGCGCTACCGGACCGGCGACGCGGCAGCAGAACTGATGGCGCACCCGGCCACGTTCCTCGCGGCAGTGCCGAGCATGCTGAGAATGCTGATGCTGCACGACGAGGCTGACGCGATTTTCAGCGGCGTCCGCGCAATCATGTACGGCGGCAGCGCAATGCCCGAGGCCTGGGTGCAGGAGCTGCAGCAGCGGTGGCCGCATCTCAAGCTGGTGCACGCGTACGGACTGAGTGAGTTCACGTCGGTGTGCACGTTCCTGCCCAGCGACCTGGCGGCGACGAAAGCCGAGTCCGTGGGACTGCCGTTGCCCGGCGTCCAGCTACGCATCGTCGACGAGTCGGGTGATGACGTGGCGCCCGGCGGATTGGGCGAAGTGTGGCTGAGTGGGCCGACGCGCATGCTCGGTTACTGGGACGAGCCGCGGCTGACGGCGGAGAAGATGACCGGGCAGTGGCTGCGCACCGGCGATGTCGGCCGGATCGACGGCGACGGCCTGCTGTGGCTGCACGGCCGGGCAGACGACGTCATCAACCGCGGCGGCGAGAAGATCATGCCGACATTCGTCGAGTCCCACATCGCTCGCCACGAAACCGTCGCGGCCGCATGCGCTTTCGGGTACGCGGACGACATTCTCCAGCAGCGTGTCGCGGTCGCCATCGAGACGCGCGCCGGCACGGCGTTCGATGAGCAGGAACTCGTCGGGTTTCTGCGCACTTGCCTGCCCGACTATGCGATTCCCGACCGTTGGGTCGTGTACGACGCGCTTCCCCTCAACGCATCCGGCAAGTTCGATCGCAAGGCCCTGCGTGCGGACTTCGAAGCAGCGTTGCGACCGAAATCGATTGATCACAAACAGGAGCGAGCGAAATGA
- a CDS encoding saccharopine dehydrogenase family protein, protein MVSVGIAGLGQMGSAALRILLEQLPDAQFLAMDRAPEAVRRAESLDPARVRGRVVDVTAESVDLDGVDVVLNLSGPFFAGSDGLAQAALRSGTTYIDIGDDLEATETVLALDADAQSAGVALISGAGWSPGVSNWCAARLLDEFPDSDGVQVVWATHERDPGGLAPLRHMLHMAVTPCPVWRDGQWVQSPGFVPETAGTFTFPEPLGVIDAFDTAHPEPRTLSRFFPQLRNASCKGSLRPDWANAAFSTLGRIGFGHNDVLVDIAGHDVEPAEFLWKLMWARHQASAAPKGGKALTALLIQVLDGTRVQGALALIDDAPMSRGTGLGAAVAALAALRECPPPGAWGPEVLPWQFALSEFERIGQSLGGFGPGIQTLTEVRR, encoded by the coding sequence ATGGTGTCAGTGGGTATTGCCGGACTGGGGCAGATGGGGAGCGCCGCCCTGCGGATTCTGCTCGAACAACTCCCGGATGCGCAGTTCCTGGCGATGGATCGGGCGCCCGAAGCTGTGCGGCGCGCCGAGTCGCTGGATCCCGCACGCGTTCGCGGGCGCGTCGTCGACGTCACCGCGGAGTCGGTGGACCTCGACGGTGTCGACGTGGTGCTCAACCTTTCCGGACCGTTCTTCGCAGGATCCGACGGCCTGGCGCAGGCCGCGCTGCGGTCAGGCACGACCTATATCGATATCGGTGACGACCTCGAGGCGACCGAAACCGTCCTGGCCCTGGATGCCGACGCGCAGAGTGCCGGTGTCGCTCTCATCAGCGGTGCCGGCTGGTCGCCCGGCGTGTCCAACTGGTGCGCTGCCCGCCTGCTCGACGAATTTCCCGACAGCGACGGCGTCCAGGTGGTGTGGGCAACACACGAGCGTGACCCCGGCGGACTGGCTCCGCTGCGCCACATGCTCCACATGGCGGTGACGCCGTGCCCGGTGTGGCGCGACGGCCAGTGGGTGCAGTCGCCCGGCTTTGTGCCGGAAACCGCGGGTACATTCACCTTTCCCGAGCCACTCGGTGTCATCGACGCCTTCGACACCGCGCACCCCGAGCCGCGCACGCTGAGCAGATTCTTCCCGCAGTTGCGCAACGCGAGTTGTAAGGGGTCGCTGCGGCCCGACTGGGCCAACGCGGCATTTTCGACGTTGGGTCGCATCGGCTTCGGTCACAATGACGTCCTGGTGGACATTGCCGGTCACGATGTCGAGCCGGCCGAGTTCCTCTGGAAGCTGATGTGGGCCCGCCACCAGGCTTCCGCCGCTCCCAAGGGCGGTAAAGCGTTGACTGCGTTGCTGATTCAAGTTCTCGACGGCACTCGCGTGCAGGGTGCGCTCGCACTCATCGACGACGCGCCGATGTCCCGTGGGACCGGCCTCGGCGCCGCCGTTGCCGCACTCGCCGCGCTGCGCGAATGCCCGCCGCCGGGGGCGTGGGGACCGGAGGTCCTCCCGTGGCAGTTCGCGCTCAGCGAGTTCGAGCGCATCGGACAGTCGCTGGGCGGGTTCGGGCCGGGTATCCAGACCCTGACCGAAGTACGCAGATGA